The Melospiza melodia melodia isolate bMelMel2 chromosome 23, bMelMel2.pri, whole genome shotgun sequence genome contains a region encoding:
- the TTI2 gene encoding TELO2-interacting protein 2 — protein sequence MAGTGTSTTRSPSPERGPGAPSAEQALLRAGQELCERPGALRELGALLEAADPAALARLAAALGGLAAPPRREQDGAEPPGRDTALAAVAERAERVGAAFLLLLQKLEDARSQESPVKPIPKRVLGHAFIFAVTHKEERPWTTARSRAVAQEVLERLLRTAGCASVQEFLQGKEGDEDGRFGEVMGILKQELTKDTWKRNPASKDVFSWSLLRVSRPWLCPHLERVLPPALLLSDDFQEENKVLGVRCLHHIVLNVPGADLCQLNRAQVVFHALYNHLYSREAPLIQAVLLCLLDLLPVLERCQRRQGQGRASSSSPWHQVLQLLLAHMEAEHRLALRRVYAGALPAFVTRLGILIVRHLKRLERVILGYLEVSDGPGEEARLAILQTLQCTIEHAWPRMPCRLPVLLKALLRLLWDVHSERGPTPEPVRAALLQEGTQCLILLDRCCQGQVKVLLAGLHSCCEENRLQECFRKVQESS from the exons ATGGCCGGCACCGGCACCAGCACCACCCGCAGCCCGAGCCCGGAGCGGGGCCCCGGCGCTCCCTCGGCCGAGCAGGCGCTGCTGCGGGCCGGGCAGGAGCTCTGCGAGCGGCCCGGGGCGCTGCGGGAGCTGGGCGCGCTGCTGGAGGCGGCGGATCCCGCGGCTCTGGCCCGGCTGGCGGCGGCGCTGGGCGGGCTGGCGGCTCCGCCACGCCGGGAGCAGGACGGGGCCGAGCCGCCCGGCCGGGACACGGCGTTAGCGGCCGTGGCGGAGCGGGCAGAGCGCGTTGGCGCcgcgttcctgctgctcctgcagaagcTGGAAGATGCCCGGAGCCAGGAGTCGCCGGTGAAGCCCATCCCGAAACGGGTGCTGGGACACGCGTTCATCTTTGCTGTCACACACAAGGAGGAGAGGCCCTGGACCACGGCGAGGAGTCGGGCGGTGGCTCAGGAGGTGCTGGAGCGGCTGCTCCGGACTGCGGGCTGCGCGTCCGTGCAGGAATTCCTGCAGGGAAAGGAAGGGGATGAGGATGGAAGATTCGGAGAAGTGATGGGGATCCTGAAGCAGGAGTTAACTAA AGACACCTGGAAGCGTAACCCAGCCTCCAAGGATGTGTTCTCCTGGTCCCTGCTCCGTGTCAgccggccctggctgtgcccgcaCCTGGAGCGGGTCCTGCCGCCCGCGCTGCTCCTCTCCGACGACTTCCAGGAGGAGAACAAAGTGCTGGGCGTGCGCTGCCTGCACCACATCGTCCTCAACGTG CCAGGAGCGGATCTGTGCCAGCTCAACAGGGCCCAGGTGGTTTTCCACGCCCTCTACAACCACCTGTACTCACGGGAGGCTCCTCTCATCCAG gcggtgctgctgtgcctgctggaCCTGCTGCCCGTGCTGGAGCGGTGCCAGCGGcgccagggccagggcagggccagctcCAGCTCGCCCTGGcaccaggtgctgcagctgctgctggcacacatGGAGGCCGAGCACCGGCTGGCGCTGCGCAGGGTCTACGCAGGGGCACTGCCTGCCTTTGTCACCAG ACTCGGCATCCTCATCGTGAGGCACCTGAAGAGGCTGGAACGAGTCATCCTGGGCTACCTGGAGGTGTCTGATGGCCCTGGGGAAGAGGCCAGGCTGGCAATCCTGCAAACCCTGCAGTGCACCATAGAGCACGCCTGGCCCAG GATGCCCTGcaggctccctgtgctgctcaaggccctgctgaggctgctctgggacgTTCACAGCGAGCGGGGCCCGACCCCCGAGCCCGTCAGggctgccctgctgcaggagggCACCCAGTGCCTCATCCTGCTGGACCGCTGCTGCCAGGGCCAGGTCAAG
- the DUSP26 gene encoding dual specificity protein phosphatase 26, with protein MAFLSRLYRSSSRSPSRAPRDERGAHPILSVFELERLLYTGKTACNHADEVWPGLYLGDQDIASNRRELLQLRITHVLNASHCRWRGGADYYEGTGIRYLGIEAHDSPSFDMSPYFYPAADFIHQALNEGRILVHCAVGVSRSATLVLAYLMIRHHMPLVEAIKTVKDHRGIIPNRGFLRQLVALDNALRLQRSS; from the exons ATGGCTTTCCTGTCCAGGCTCTACAGGAGCAGCAGCCGCTCCCCGAGCCGCGCCCCGCGGGACGAGCGCGGCGCCCACCCCATCCTCAGCGTCTTCGAGCTGGAGCGGCTGCTCTACACCGGCAAAACCGCCTGCAACCACGCCGACGAGGTGTGGCCTGGCCTCTACCTGGGCGACCA agacATCGCGTCCAACCgccgggagctgctgcagctgcgcATCACCCACGTGCTGAACGCCTCCCACTGCCGCTGGCGCGGCGGCGCCGACTACTACGAGGGCACGGGCATCCGCTACCTGGGCATCGAGGCCCACGACTCGCCCTCCTTCGACATGAGCCCCTACTTCTACCCCGCCGCCGACTTCATCCACCAGGCCCTCAATGAAG GGAGGATCCTCGTGCACTGTGCCGTCGGGGTCAGCAGGTCGGCCACCCTGGTCCTCGCCTACCTCATGATCCGCCACCACATGCCCCTGGTGGAAGCCATAAAGACGGTCAAGGACCACCGCGGCATCATCCCCAACCGCGGCTTCCTGCGCCAGCTGGTGGCCCTGGACAACGCCCTGCGCCTCCAGAGGAGCTCCTGA